A genomic window from Silene latifolia isolate original U9 population chromosome Y, ASM4854445v1, whole genome shotgun sequence includes:
- the LOC141631853 gene encoding uncharacterized protein LOC141631853, with amino-acid sequence MGPYEDEVLCDVVPMDACHLLLGRPWQYDRDVVHQGRSNVLSLVKDEKKIILKPMSPASIRATHSSQGKKAGQTLFTSEREAEQAHHDAGFGYTLMARARAEEQQESNAKADLGMLLEENKGVFPINVSSGLLHVQGSKLIPGALLLEATHRSDPRETKELQLQVVWNGSLSLTLKCLIVKIFQAHLRFAFQSKSKLSHCIMGFDPGGGCFGSKG; translated from the coding sequence ATGGGACCATATGAAGATGAAGTACTTTGTGACGTCGTTCcaatggatgcttgtcatctATTATTGGGTCGTCCATGGCAGTATGATAGAGATGTTGTACATCAAGGAAGAAGCAACGTGCTTTCTTTGGTAAAAGACGAAAAAAAGATTATTTTGAAACCTATGTCACCCGCCAGTATCCGTGCCACACACTCGTCTCAAGGAAAGAAGGCTGGTCAGACTTTGTTCACTAGTGAAAGGGAGGCAGAGCAGGCTCATCACGATGCGGGTTTTGGTTACACTCTCATGGCAAGAGCACGGGCAGAGGAGCAGCAGGAAAGCAATGCAAAGGCTGACCTTGGTATGCTGCTGGAAGAGAACAAGGGTGTATTTCCGATTAATGTATCATCTGGATTACTCCATGTACAAGGCAGCAAACTCATACCTGGAGCTCTGTTACTTGAAGCAACACATCGAAGTGACCCCAGAGAGACTAAGGAGTTACAGCTACAAGTGGTCTGGAACGGGAGTTTAAGCTTGACGCTCAAATGCCTTATAGTAAAGATATTCCAAGCTCACCTGAGATTTGCGTTTCAGTCCAAGTCCAAGCTAAGCCATTGTATCATGGGTTTTGATCCTGGAGGAGGGTGTTTTGGTTCCAAAGGTTGA